Proteins co-encoded in one Kocuria flava genomic window:
- a CDS encoding DUF4235 domain-containing protein: MNTKILHLLGTGASLGGVALTNKVLAAGWKKVTGQEPPAKNPDPDEAWTGIIIWALMTGLVGTVIKVAVSRKVYELENKPKATSGSEV, from the coding sequence ATGAACACCAAGATCCTGCACCTGCTCGGCACCGGCGCCTCCCTCGGCGGCGTGGCCCTGACGAACAAGGTCCTGGCCGCCGGCTGGAAGAAGGTCACGGGCCAGGAGCCCCCGGCCAAGAACCCGGACCCGGACGAGGCCTGGACGGGGATCATCATCTGGGCGCTGATGACCGGTCTCGTCGGCACGGTCATCAAGGTCGCCGTCAGCCGCAAGGTCTACGAGCTGGAGAACAAGCCGAAGGCCACCAGCGGCTCCGAGGTCTGA